One genomic segment of Arachis duranensis cultivar V14167 chromosome 4, aradu.V14167.gnm2.J7QH, whole genome shotgun sequence includes these proteins:
- the LOC107483960 gene encoding uncharacterized protein LOC107483960, producing the protein MTRCGYFCSSLRDRIQPWLRDYDSLQSLAVLLLYIQIGCAIIGSLGASYNGVLLVNLAIALFALVAIESSSQGLGRTYAFLLFCSVLLDIAWFILFSHEIWNISEDDYTSFFIFSVKLTLAMQMVGFVVRLSSSFLWIQIYRLGASYVDTASRTADSDLRNSFLSPVPVTPPVARQHSGANEILGGSIYDPAYYSSLFEDGQENKFSFELCNHDSTQNESSSVSEVAQKSLMDRSLQAGDGENASNKMELV; encoded by the exons ATGACGCGTTGCGGTTACTTCTGTTCCAGTTTGAGAGATCGAATACAGCCATGGTTACGCGATTACGATAGCCTCCAGTCACTCGCTGTTCTCCTCCTTTACATTCAG ATTGGGTGCGCGATAATTGGATCGCTGGGAGCGTCGTACAATGGTGTGTTGCTTGTAAATCTGGCAATCGCGTTGTTTGCTTTGGTTGCCATTGAGAGTAGCAGTCAGGGACTTGGCCGTACCTATGCCTTCCTTCTCTTCTGCTCCGTGTTGCTCGATATTGCTTGGTTCATCCTCTTCAGCCACGAAATTTG GAATATTTCCGAGGATGATTAtacatcattttttatattctcGGTGAAGCTTACGCTTGCTATGCAAATGGTTGGTTTTGTGGTGAGGTTGTCTTCCTCGTTTCTGTGGATTCAGATTTATAGGTTGGGAGCTTCCTATGTGGACACAGCTTCTCGGACAGCAGATTCGGACTTGAGGAATAGTTTCTTGAGTCCTGTTCCCGTGACCCCTCCAGTAGCTAGGCAGCACTCTGGTGCCAATGAGATACTTGGAGGCTCAATCTATGATCCAGCGTATTACTCATCCCTGTTTGAAGATGGTCAAGAGAACAAATTTTCATTTGAG CTGTGCAATCATGACAGCACCCAAAATGAATCGTCTTCTGTCTCCGAAGTTGCCCAAAAGTCACTTATGGACAGATCTTTGCAGGCGGGGGAT GGTGAGAATGCATCAAACAAGATGGAACTTGTTTAA
- the LOC107483959 gene encoding pyruvate kinase, cytosolic isozyme, producing MAMNNDNGEVRALEKKPKTKIVCTLGPASRSVPMVEKLLRAGMNVARFNFSHGSHEYHQETLDNLHAAMENTGILCAVMLDTKGPEIRTGFLKDGKPIQLKQGNEITISTDYNIKGDEKMICMSYKKLAVDMKPGMVILCADGTISFTVLSCDREKGLVRCRCENSAMLGERKNVNLPGVIVDLPTLTEKDKEDILKWGIPNKIDMIALSFVRKGSDLVEVRKILGPHAKNILLMSKVENQEGVANFDEILANSDAFMVARGDLGMEIPIEKIFLAQKVMIYKCNIQGKPVVTATQMLESMIKSPRPTRAEATDVANAVLDGTDCVMLSGETAAGAYPELAVRTMAKICLEAESTLDYGDVFKRIMEHSPVPMSPLESLASSAVRTANSARAALILVLTRGGSTAKLVAKYRPGMPILSVVVPEIKTDTFDWSCSDEAPARHSLIFRGLVPILSAASARASHAETTEEALEFALQHAKAKGLCNVGDSVVALHRVGTASVIKIVTVK from the exons ATGGCGATGAACAACGATAACGGAGAGGTTAGGGCGTTGGAGAAGAAGCCTAAGACCAAGATCGTCTGCACGCTGGGCCCCGCATCGAGGTCTGTTCCCATGGTCGAGAAGCTTCTTCGCGCCGGCATGAACGTCGCTCGCTTCAACTTCTCCCATGGATCCCATGAATACCATCAGGAAACCCTCGATAATCTTCATGCTGCCATGGAGAACACCGGTATTCTCTGCGCCGTCATGCTCGACACCAag GGTCCTGAGATTAGAACTGGATTTCTCAAGGACGGGAAGCCTATCCAACTGAAACAGGGTAATGAGATAACTATTTCAACTGACTATAACATAAAGGGGGATGAGAAAATGATCTGTATGAGCTACAAGAAATTGGCGGTGGATATGAAACCCGGAATGGTCATACTCTGCGCCGATGGCACAATATCGTTCACTGTTTTGTCTTGCGATAGGGAAAAGGGTTTGGTCCGGTGCCGCTGCGAGAACTCTGCCATGCTTGGAGAGAGGAAGAATGTTAATCTTCCTGGGGTGATTGTGGATCTCCCGACTTTGACAGAGAAGGACAAAGAAGATATCCTGAAGTGGGGAATTCCCAACAAGATTGACATGATTGCGCTTTCTTTTGTCAGAAAAGGTTCTGATCTGGTAGAAGTTCGCAAGATTCTGGGACCGCACGCTAAGAACATCCTTCTCATGTCAAAG GTTGAAAACCAAGAAGGGGTTGCAAATTTTGATGAAATCCTTGCAAATTCTGATGCATTTATGGTTGCACGTGGTGACCTTGGAATGGAAATACCAATAGAGAAGATATTTCTTGCTCAGAAAGTGATGATCTACAAGTGTAACATCCAAGGAAAACCAGTTGTTACCGCAACCCAGATGTTGGAGTCAATGATCAAATCTCCCAGACCAACAAGGGCTGAAGCTACAGATGTTGCCAATGCAGTTCTTGATGGCACAGACTGTGTGATGCTTAGTGGTGAAACAGCTGCTGGAGCTTACCCAGAACTTGCTGTTCGAACGATGGCTAAGATATGCCTTGAAGCAGAGAGCACCCTTGACTATGGAGATGTATTTAAGAGGATCATGGAACACTCACCAGTGCCAATGAGCCCATTGGAGAGTCTGGCTTCATCTGCTGTTAGAACTGCTAACTCAGCTAGAGCAGCACTTATATTGGTCCTAACCAGAGGTGGAAGTACTGCAAAATTAGTGGCTAAATACAGGCCGGGGATGCCAATTCTTTCTGTAGTTGTCCCTGAGATCAAGACTGATACCTTCGACTGGTCATGCAGTGATGAGGCCCCAGCAAGGCATAGCCTGATATTCCGTGGGTTGGTTCCGATACTAAGTGCTGCTTCTGCCAGAGCTTCTCATGCAGAAACAACAGAAGAAGCCTTAGAGTTTGCCCTTCAGCACGCCAAGGCAAAGGGTCTCTGCAATGTTGGGGATTCTGTTGTGGCTCTACACCGTGTGGGCACTGCCTCGGTCATCAAAATTGTGACTGTTAAATGA